CCGGTCGGATAAGTACTTGAGCTGCTCTGGGAGAATGGGGAACGTGAACACCTGCCAACCGTCACCGCTGGCCCGCATAGACCTGCGGGGCGTGGACTTGACGGTGCCCCGACTGCGGGCGGCACTGCCGCGTGGCGGTGCCGATGTGGAGGCCGTGCTGCCGAAGGTGCGGCCCATCATCGAGGCCGTGGCCGAGCGCGGGGCCGACGCGGCGCTGGAATTCGGGGCGTCCTTCGACGGCGTGCGACCGCCGACCGTCCGGGTGCCCGAAGCGGCCCTCAGAGCGGCGCTGGACGCCCTCGACGCCGACGTCGCCGAGGCCCTGCGGGTGATGATCGAACGGGCCCGCGCGGTGCACGCCGACCAGCGACGCGCCGACGTCACCACCACGCTGGGGCCCGGCGCGACCGTGACCGAACGGTGGGTGCCGGTCGAGCGGGTGGGGCTGTACGTGCCGGGCGGCAACGCGGTCTACCCGTCGAGCGTGGTGATGAACGTGGTGCCCGCGCAGGTAGCCGGTGTCGGCTCGCTGGTCGTGGCCAGCCCGCCGCAGGCGCGCTATGACGGGCTGCCGCACCCGACCATCCTGGCCGCCGCCCGCCTGCTGGGGGTCGAGGAGGTGTGGGCCGTAGGGGGTGCGCAGGCCGTGGCCCTCCTGGCCTACGGCGGCACCGACACCGATGGTCGCGAACTCATGCCCGTGGACCTGATCACCGGGCCCGGCAACATCTACGTCACCGCCGCCAAGCGGCTGTGCCGCTCCCGGGTGGGCATCGACGCCGAGGCCGGGCCGACGGAGATCGCCATCCTCGCCGACCACACTGCCGACCCCGCCCACGTGGCCGCCGACCTGATCAGTCAGGCCGAGCACGACGAGATGGCGGGCAGCGTGCTGGTCACCCCGAGCGAGGACCTGGCCGCCGCCACCGACGCCGAAGTGGCCGCCCAGCTGCGCACGACGGTGCACCGCGAACGCGTCACCGCGGCGCTCGGGGGACGCCAGTCGGCGATCATCCTGGTGGACGACCTGGACGCCGGGATCGAGGTGGTCAACGCCTACGCCGCCGAACACCTGGAGATCCAGACCGCCGACGCCGCGGAGGTCGCCGGCCGAATCCGTTCGGCCGGCGCCATTTTCGTCGGGCCGTACTCGCCGGTGAGCCTCGGCGACTACTGCGCCGGGTCCAATCACGTGCTGCCGACCGCGGGCTCCGCGCGGCACTCCAGCGGCCTGTCGGTGCAGACCTTCCTGCGCGGCATCCACGTCGTCGACTACACCGAGGCCGCGCTGAAAGACGTCTCGGGCCATGTCATTTCGCTGTCGAAGGCCGAGGATCTGCCGGCGCACGGCGAGGCGATCCGGCGGAGGTTCGAACGATGAGCGCAGCCGGAAAGCCCACCCTCGACGACCTGCCGCTGCGTGACGACCTGCGGGGGAAAACCCCTTATGGCGCACCGCAATTGGCGGTGCCGGTGCGGCTGAACACCAACGAGAACCCGCACCCGCCGAGCCAAGCGCTGGTCGAGGACGTCGTCCGCTCGGTCGGCGCGGCGGCAGTCGACCTGCACCGCTATCCCGACCGCGACGCGGTCGCACTGCGCACCGACCTGGCCGCCTACCTCACCACCCAAACCGGGACACCGCTGAGCGTCGAAAACGTCTGGGCTGCAAACGGTTCCAACGAAATTCTGCAGCAATTGCTGCAGGCCTTCGGCGGCCCGGGCCGTACCGCGATGGGTTTCGTCCCGTCGTACTCGATGCACCCGATCATCTCCGACGCCACGCGCACCGAGTGGCTGCAGGCGGGCCGCGCCGACGACTTCAGCCTCGATGTCGACGCCGCCGTCGCCGCGATCACCGACCGCCGCCCCGACGTCGTCTTCCTCGCCAGCCCCAACAACCCGTCCGGGCAGAGCATCCCGCTGCCGGATCTGCGACGGCTGCTCGACGTGGTGCCGGGCATCGTGATCGTCGACGAGGCCTACGGCGAGTTTTCCTCGCAGCCGAGCGCGGTGGCGCTGGTCGAGCAGTTCCCGGCCAAGCTGATCGTCACCCGCACGATGAGCAAGGCTTTCGCCTTCGCCGGCGGCCGGCTCGGCTACCTGGTCGCCACGCCGGCGGTGATCGACGCGATGCTGCTGGTGCGGCTGCCGTATCACCTGTCATCGGTCACCCAGGCCGCGGCCCGGGCCGCGTTGCGGCACGCCGACGACACGCTGAGCAGCGTGGCAGCGCTGATCGCCGAACGCGAACGCGTCACGAAGGCGTTGAGCGGGATGGGATTTCGGGTGATCCCGAGCGACGCCAACTTCGTGCTGTTCGGGGAGTTCGCGGACGCGCCGGCAGCGTGGCAGCGTTACCTGGATGCCGGGATCCTGATCCGCGACGTCGGGATCCCCGGCTACCTGCGCGCCACGACGGGATTAAGCGACGAGAACGACGCGTTCCTCAAGGCCAGCGCCCAGATCGCGGCCACCGAACTGGCCCCCGCCACCGCCGTAGGAGCACCGTGACAGCCATCGAAACACCGAAAGCGACGCGCCGCGCGCGGATCGAGCGGACGACACGCGAATCCGACATCGTCATCGAGCTCGACCTCGACGGCACCGGCCGGGTGCATGTCGACACCGGCGTGCCGTTCTACGATCACATGCTGACGGCGCTGGGCAGCCACGCCAGTTTCGACCTGACCGTGCGCACCAAGGGCGACGTCGAGATCGAGGGGCACCACACCATCGAGGACACCGCCATCGCGCTCGGCCAGGCGCTCGGGCAGGCCCTGGGCGACAAGAAGGGCATCCGCCGCTTCGGGGACGCGTTCATCCCGATGGACGAGACGCTGGCCCACGCCGTCGTCGACGTCTCCGGCCGGCCCTACTGCGTACACACCGGGGAGCCGGATCACCTGCAGCACACCACCATTGCCGGTAGCTCCGTGCCCTACCACACCGTCATCAACCGGCATGTGTTCGAGTCGCTGGCCGCCAACGCCCGCATCGCGCTGCACGTCCGCGTGCTGTACGGGCGCGACCCGCACCACATCACCGAAGCCCAATACAAGGCCGTCGCCCGTGCTTTGCGCCAGGCCGTCGAGCCCGATCCGCGGGTGTCGGGCGTGCCGTCCACCAAGGGTGTTCTGTGACAGCGGTGTCCCCTAAAAAGACGATTGTGGTGCTCGACTACGGTTCGGGCAACCTGAGGTCGGCGCAACGCGCCCTGGAGCGGGTGGGTGCGTCGGTCGAGGTGACCGCCGACGCGGACGCGGCCGCCGCCGCCGACGGGCTGGTGGTTCCGGGCGTCGGCGCGTACGAGGCCTGCATGACCGGGCTGCGGAAGATCGGGGGCGACCGCATCATCGCCGACCGCGTCGCCGCAAGCCGTCCGGTCCTGGGGGTGTGCGTCGGCATGCAGATCTTGTTCGCCCGTGGCGTCGAATTCGGGGTGGAGACGACCGGCTGCGGGCAGTGGCCCGGGGCGGTCACCCGTTTGGACGCGCCGGTGATCCCACACATGGGTTGGAACGTCGTCAACGCCGGGGCGGACACGGTCTTGTTCAAGGGGTTGGACGAGGACACCCGGTTCTACTTCGTGCATTCCTATGCCGCGCAGCGTTGGGAGGGATCACCGGCGGCGGTGCTCACCTGGGCCACCCACCAGGTGCCGTTCCTGGCCGCCGTCGAGGAGGGGCCGTTGTCCGCCACCCAATTCCACCCGGAAAAGAGCGGAGACGCCGGCGC
This genomic window from Mycobacterium saskatchewanense contains:
- the hisD gene encoding histidinol dehydrogenase encodes the protein MARIDLRGVDLTVPRLRAALPRGGADVEAVLPKVRPIIEAVAERGADAALEFGASFDGVRPPTVRVPEAALRAALDALDADVAEALRVMIERARAVHADQRRADVTTTLGPGATVTERWVPVERVGLYVPGGNAVYPSSVVMNVVPAQVAGVGSLVVASPPQARYDGLPHPTILAAARLLGVEEVWAVGGAQAVALLAYGGTDTDGRELMPVDLITGPGNIYVTAAKRLCRSRVGIDAEAGPTEIAILADHTADPAHVAADLISQAEHDEMAGSVLVTPSEDLAAATDAEVAAQLRTTVHRERVTAALGGRQSAIILVDDLDAGIEVVNAYAAEHLEIQTADAAEVAGRIRSAGAIFVGPYSPVSLGDYCAGSNHVLPTAGSARHSSGLSVQTFLRGIHVVDYTEAALKDVSGHVISLSKAEDLPAHGEAIRRRFER
- a CDS encoding histidinol-phosphate transaminase gives rise to the protein MSAAGKPTLDDLPLRDDLRGKTPYGAPQLAVPVRLNTNENPHPPSQALVEDVVRSVGAAAVDLHRYPDRDAVALRTDLAAYLTTQTGTPLSVENVWAANGSNEILQQLLQAFGGPGRTAMGFVPSYSMHPIISDATRTEWLQAGRADDFSLDVDAAVAAITDRRPDVVFLASPNNPSGQSIPLPDLRRLLDVVPGIVIVDEAYGEFSSQPSAVALVEQFPAKLIVTRTMSKAFAFAGGRLGYLVATPAVIDAMLLVRLPYHLSSVTQAAARAALRHADDTLSSVAALIAERERVTKALSGMGFRVIPSDANFVLFGEFADAPAAWQRYLDAGILIRDVGIPGYLRATTGLSDENDAFLKASAQIAATELAPATAVGAP
- the hisB gene encoding imidazoleglycerol-phosphate dehydratase HisB, whose protein sequence is MTAIETPKATRRARIERTTRESDIVIELDLDGTGRVHVDTGVPFYDHMLTALGSHASFDLTVRTKGDVEIEGHHTIEDTAIALGQALGQALGDKKGIRRFGDAFIPMDETLAHAVVDVSGRPYCVHTGEPDHLQHTTIAGSSVPYHTVINRHVFESLAANARIALHVRVLYGRDPHHITEAQYKAVARALRQAVEPDPRVSGVPSTKGVL
- the hisH gene encoding imidazole glycerol phosphate synthase subunit HisH, translating into MSPKKTIVVLDYGSGNLRSAQRALERVGASVEVTADADAAAAADGLVVPGVGAYEACMTGLRKIGGDRIIADRVAASRPVLGVCVGMQILFARGVEFGVETTGCGQWPGAVTRLDAPVIPHMGWNVVNAGADTVLFKGLDEDTRFYFVHSYAAQRWEGSPAAVLTWATHQVPFLAAVEEGPLSATQFHPEKSGDAGAAVLSNWVEGL